Proteins from one Carcharodon carcharias isolate sCarCar2 chromosome 19, sCarCar2.pri, whole genome shotgun sequence genomic window:
- the LOC121291765 gene encoding transmembrane protein 200A-like encodes MTTTFEDSAIKSHESFSCQPDIPSPPKASRPKYRSRDNKGVKGKIKMRSPSGLFIIFGLFIVLVGIAIAVVGYWPHKHNSWVSVTQQGTNSSESNVVTQRVRVKLQSQPLLKHEKLKLIGPLIMGFGLFIFICANTVLHENRDRETKLLAQRNIYSMAGHVCDGENKEPKQIQHGPSPTSTDTNFRCLEQCCATEKACRIIHGHTSPQSTDIWADCHRSSVKHKMTAQLLHHKRPSPSISLHSVQSDSCNSSERNLNVPLNCGSDSSVSTSVVLPVIKLNNCIIDTPDITAVVEDVELDQKVVMISTEDLSQLQSYGYIRSSSIRSADDATRVVDMDYSLPSKSFSTRFIGKLLSPGIARKVYGSDMQLHTTCSYSKSFDLGKDASKLSEQKGERKHRSWPRLDCNYIKRYLKLENREDSVDRLLEQIEREYASEEQNIQELSNPKE; translated from the coding sequence ATGACGACCACATTTGAAGACTCAGCTATAAAGAGCCACGAAAGCTTCAGCTGCCAACCAGACATCCCTTCGCCTCCTAAAGCGTCTCGGCCAAAGTACAGATCCAGAGATAATAAAGGTGTCAAAGGGAAAATCAAAATGCGCTCTCCTTCTGGGCTTTTCATTATATTCGGACTGTTTATTGTCTTGGTGGGGATCGCGATCGCAGTTGTTGGCTACTGGCCGCATAAGCACAATTCTTGGGTGTCAGTGACTCAGCAAGGAACAAACTCCAGTGAATCGAATGTTGTGACTCAGCGCGTAAGGGTAAAGCTTCAATCTCAACCTCTGCTAAAGCATGAGAAGTTGAAGCTGATTGGACCACTGATCATGGGTTTTGGATTGTTCATATTCATCTGTGCAAACACGGTGTTACATGAAAACCGGGATAGGGAAACAAAGCTTTTAGCACAGAGAAATATTTATTCTATGGCTGGTCAcgtttgtgatggagagaataaaGAACCAAAACAGATTCAACATGGTCCCAGTCCTACCTCCACAGATACCAATTTTAGATGTCTAGAACAGTGCTGTGCTACTGAAAAAGCCTGCAGGATAATACATGGCCACACAAGCCCTCAAAGTACAGATATATGGGCAGATTGTCACAGGTCGTCTGTTAAACATAAAATGACTGCCCAGCTGCTGCATCACAAAAGGCCTTCCCCATCCATCTCTCTTCATAGTGTACAGTCTGACTCCTGCAACTCCAGTGAAAGAAACCTCAACGTCCCCTTGAACTGTGGCTCTGACTCCTCAGTTTCCACATCAGTCGTATTACCAGTTATTAAACTCAACAACTGCATCATTGACACTCCTGATATTACTGCTGTGGTGGAAGACGTTGAACTGGACCAGAAAGTGGTCATGATCTCCACCGAAGACTTAAGCCAGCTGCAGAGCTATGGGTACATTCGGTCTAGTAGCATTCGCAGTGCTGATGATGCGACCAGGGTTGTGGACATGGACTATTCCTTGCCCAGTAAATCATTTTCCACCAGGTTTATTGGGAAGTTGCTGTCTCCAGGCATCGCCAGGAAAGTGTACGGTTCAGACATGCAGCTTCACACAACATGTAGCTACTCCAAGTCATTTGACCTTGGGAAGGATGCGAGTAAGCTCAGTGAACAGAAAGGAGAACGGAAGCATAGGAGCTGGCCACGCTTGGATTGCAATTACATTAAAAGGTATCTGAAACTGGAAAACAGAGAAGACTCTGTGGACAGATTACTTGAACAGATTGAACGCGAGTATGCAAGTGAAGAACAGAACATTCAGGAGCTCAGCAACCCAAAGGAATGA